From the Aspergillus puulaauensis MK2 DNA, chromosome 1, nearly complete sequence genome, the window GGACTGTGACGCCGTAGACATTTGCCTCGAGGATGGCTGGGTATGCGCCGAGGATTTCGGAGACCTCGGCTGTTGCGCTGTTCGTAATATTTGTTAGCATTTTCCCTTTTAAATGCATTGGTGAAGAGTTAAGCGACGTACACGTTCTCACTCTTCCACCGGAAGGTGTCGCCTAGTCGATCTAGGAAGTACCACCGTCCGTCCGATTGTCGTCTGAGTGCATCACCAGAACGGTAGTAGATATCTCCCTTCTTGAAAACGTCTCGGATAAATTTCTTGTTCGTGGCTTCTTCGTTCGCCCAGTAACCCTGGAATGCTTCTTTCCCTGGGACATTGACGAGTATTTCACCACCGACTTCATACGGGGCACGAACCACAAGCCCTGTAGCTGGGTCTCGAAGTACATCCCCCGTATTCGGATCAATCACGACAGGAACGAAAGTGTTATTCATTAGTAGCCGGACAATTAGACCATGGTGTCCCACGCTGCCAGCCGTAAAGGGTCCCTTGTTATAGTTAAACAGCGCGAATATGCCCTCCGTACTGTTAAAGAACTCCCCGACCTCGGGCACATTAAAACGCTCTCTGAAGCGCTCCCAGATATCAGGTCTCAGCCCGTTCCCATACATAATTCGCACGCGGTGCTCTTTGTCCAGTGCCGACGACGGCGCCGCAAGCAGATACCGCGCTGCTTCGCCCACATACACAAAGGCCGTGGCGTCCGAGTCCCGGATGTCTTTCCAGAACTGTCGCACGCTGAACTTGCGCCCAATCGCTATCGATACCCCTGTACTCAGGCACGTAATAAGCGATATTGCAGACGTTCCGTGGTACAGCGGCATGCACGAGTACCATCTATCACCGTCCGGCCCGTCCGTATCACCCATCATATCACGGCGCAGGACAAACGTCTGGTACAGCCTCGACACGGTGTACGCGCATCCTTTCGGATTACCCGTTGTCCCAGACGTATACAGCAGGATGGACGGGTACTCCCCGGGGGTATCCAACGCCAACGCCCCCTCCTCAGGAACAGTTCCAGGGAATCTCGGGATCACATCGACATTGagcttctcatcaacaacaacaatctccatccccaactCCCCACCAAGCACCTCCTGCACACCCTCAATCCGCTCGCGACACCCtgaatcatcatcaacaagcaccAGTCTCGCCCCACTAATTCGCAAGCAATGCAGCAGTGCATCTCCCGTAAGGTTATAATTAATCGCCGCCGGTGCACACCCCAAACtccacagccccagccaCGCAAACACAAACTCCGGTCTATTCTGTAAATAGAGGGCGACGAGCTCGCCGCGCTTCACGCCCTTTGAGAGAAAAAAGTGCGCGTACTGGCATGCTCGCTCGTATGTCTCGCGGTATGTGTATGTGCCTTCGCGCGACCAGATTGCCAGCATATCCGGGTATTTGGAAACTGATGCGTCGAAGACATACCAGGCGTTTAGCTTGCCTTTAGCTGCTTCTTGGTCATGGCGCCGGAAGGAGCGTTTGGCGATCAGGAGGCTTTTGACGTCTTTTGCTATGTGGAATTTGGCGTTGAGGTACGCGGCTAGTGTTACGGAGGCGGCGGTTGCTAAGTTAGTATAGAATTGATTAGTACGCattttcttgttctggataATAACTGTATGTAAGGGTGAAGGTACCTAGAGCCATCTGGACGAATTATTGATTAAttctctgctgctgagcctgaCTTGACCGGAGACAGAGCGAGAGAAGTCGAAGCGCAGGTTATTAAGCGAGCTGGACGAGATGCGGAGAGATCAAAGAAATAGCCGTGAACCGTCTTTGATCCTCGGCTTGTCTCCGCATTTGCGCTGCGTGGAGAATCGGCTCTCTTGTGACTGGGACTCTGATTGGGCTGGGATGTGGGTTTGTTGCTTGTCTGTCCCAGTGAAATGGAACCAAGATGCGGAGTAATTGCGGTCGTTATTGTTGGTTGGTTCGTTTGCAGGTGTCGCTCTTGACGGGGCTCTTGACTTCAACGGCGCAGGACATACAGCAGACTTCCCAGTGGAAGAACTACTCTGGAATAAAGTATACGAATCTCATTATTACATTTGGATTGATTATTACTTCTGGATTGTTGGACGCCCTTGTCGTATCTAAATAGTATTCGGTGCCATGTGAAAACAACTATATGCAGATCTAGTTATATAGTTCTATACAAAACCGGTCTAGTTATCAGCAAAAAGATCGCTATTCATATACTTTAACCCCGTATCACAAGCAACAGTCACCACCGTCTTCCCAGGTCCCAGCTCCTTCGCCAACGCaaccgcagcaacaacattcAGCCCCGTCGACGTCCCAACCAGAATGCCCTCCTCCCTCGCAAGCCGACGACACATTGcccgcccctcctcctccgagaTCCCCCTCGCTTCATCATATAGAGCTTCATCCAAATGCGGCGGCACAAACCCCGGCGCAATCCCCTCAACACCATGCACACCAGCCCTCCCCTCCGTCATCACCGGCGACGACGCCGGTTCAAGAACCACAACCTTAGTCTGCCCTCCTTGCTCCTTCTTCAAAACCCTCGACACCCCCATAACCATCCCTGCACTTCCCGCCGCGCCACAAAACGCATCAATCCCATCCGGAAACTGCTGCACCAACTCCCTCCCTAGCCCCTCATACCCCTGCAACGCATCCGCATTCCGAAACTGATTCGTATAGTAAtgctccttctcatcagaCTCAACAACGGCCTTCGCGCGCCTCATCATCTCAGGGAAAAGCTCCTTCGTAATCTTACCCCCAGGACAAGGGACAAGATCCACATCGGCGCCAAAGGCCTGCATCGTCCGGATCTTCTCCTGCGCAAAGACATCCGAGCTCACAACGTGGAACTTGTACCCCTTTACCGCGCAGATGAAGGCCAGGGAAGACCCTGTGCTCCCGCCTGTTGCTTCGACGACTGTCATGCCGGGCTTTAGGTCGCCGCGGCGCTCGGCAGCTTCGAGCATGGATTGCGCCATGCGGTCTTTGTAGGAGCCTGTGGGGTTGGTTGATTCGAGCTTGAGGTATATGGAGGCGTGGGTGGAGGTGTTTGGGTTTATGTTGGCGAGGTGGAGGACTGGGGTGTTCCCAATTGTGGCGAGGGAGGTAGTTGATGGTGGGGGTGGGGGAAGAGGCATTTTGGTGTTTTTCGAGAATTCGTGTTGGATTTGGGAGTGGGATTGGTGAGGGTGGTGACTGTAGATTTCTACCACTGAGTTAATGGACAGAAGAAGTCTGTTTCTTCTGAGTCACGACTCACCAGCATGTAAGTTAGTAATCGTCGATGCGAAGACTAAGTGGGACCGGGATAGCGAAATCAAGTGCTTAAAAACGACGGTGATGCTAAAAATACTCAACACTAGCTCCTGGGGCTGAAAAAGGCTACCAATTATAGTTTACACAGCTATCTGGTCTTCTCATCCTGGGGTGTTATTCCCGAGTAATTGGAGCAATCTTTGAACATACTGCTCTGCGGGCACGTTCTCATTTTAGACTATAGCTAAGCCTGCTTAAAGAATTGTTTCATACCTTCAACTGGTTTCATTCAAACGTAATATGTAGATTTAGCTTCGGAATGTCAGCATATGTGAAATTGGAGCGCTGTGAGCCTTCCCAGAAGTACAGTCTACTTGGCCGGCTGGTATACACTCATTTCAAACCCATTGGTAAAAGGAAGGGTTGTATTCCGGAAGCCATTCTCAGGATTCCTCAAATAAGCCAGCAGATCTGCATAGCCCTCAGCACCAGAGATGGTGTTATCGGCGAGTATAACTGCGCCAGGTCGAAGGTGAGGCTGGACTATCTTCACCGTCGGCAGAGCAAGTGGACACCAGACTAGATCGGATGCTTAGCACGAGACCACACCTACATACCTAGGGGTATTGGGGTGTAAGCTTACTGTCGAgtagaagaagatcaacctGCTGCGGTAACCCTGTCTTAAGAGTCTCGAGCAAATCACCCTCGCGCAGGTCAATCTCGCGACTCACCATATCCCCACACTCAGCCCAGTACTTGCGCGCAACCTCGGCCTTCTGCGCCTCCTTCTCTGTCGCGATCACGACTCCCGACTTGCCGGTTGCGGCCTTGGTCCTGGAAACCGCAAGCGCGAGATAGATGGTGCTGACGCCGAAGCTGGTGCCTGCTTCAATGACGTTGGTTGCGCCCATCGCCGTTATGAGCTGGTACATGAATTGGCACTTGTCTTCATCTAGTGCGATGAATTTATCGAGCATGAGCTGGTCAAAGGCGCTTCGGGGCTCGGAGCCATCATTCTTGTTGTTGAGCTCGTCTTGGACGTCTGTGGAGATTACCTTGCCATTCTTCTTGGAGATTGCGGCTTCTTGTTCGAGCGAGATGCGGTGGAGCTTggagagaagctggaggatgtGCTCTGGGGCATCTACTGGAGATGGAGTAGACATGTTGATATTCAAAAGGAAGGGGCAGTTGATTGAAGTGAGTCGGTTGTCCGGTTTAGTTGACGGACGTGAAGGTGTTGGTGACTTCTTTATGTTGCAGTCAAGTGGGGAAGATCGATAAGTCGAGTGGAGCTCTCTCTTCACAACGAACAGTGAGTCACTGTTGACTGCATAGATCCAGACCACAAATCAGACGAGGTCGGATATGACGGAGACTCCAACGCTGCTACCTAGCGGCATCTTCCGACTAGCCGACTGAATGGATAGGATAAACGAATACCCTATCCAGCACACGAGGGGAGATATAATACTCTGTCCCCGTCATTCCCCCAGTCTGCTTAAGCCAGTCCAACACATCGCTCCAGCATCGAAAACCCGTGATTTCGGATTGGATGAGCTATGGATTCGGTGACTGCCATCATTTTGGACTCTGAACCACGCTGCTGTCCATGGGGCTGTCCGAAAGGACCCAATACCCCAAAGACGGCGTACATCGTACCTGGATCCGCAATGCCCCCAATTGCATAATCTGCAATTAACGACGACGAATATTgagggaaagagagaaaagaagcatGAGGGAACCACGGAGGAAAGAGACGGAGCCTGTGTGACCTGACGCCATCTGGTCAACTCTCAGCTTGAATTTCTTTGTGTCCGTCCGTGTCTCCATCATGTCCGCTTATCCACCTGATGGAACCGCTTCGGAGGCCTACGGTAATTCATAACATCCTCGCCTGGGAATCCTCCAGAAGACACGTCCGGCGAGGCGACTAATATTACCTCTGCCAGGAATATGTTATCTGCCAGACCATCCATATTCGTTTCGTCTCGTTTGGCTTTGGCCTCCGATCTACCACATCATTGCAAATAGCCCAGACACATTTTGCCATCCAGGGCGAATCCTGTCTTCGTTCACGCGGGGTAGTCTGAAACGGAACAGACGCCAGGCTTGGCCAGCCGGACGGGACCCCAATCTCGGCGGACCGCAAAAATGGCCAATCGAAGTCAACAAAATGCATTCTACTCTTTCACAGTTGCTGAAGGCTGGCTAAGGCCTCTTGGCTTGGAACTACGTTTTTCCCACTGAATAATCTATGGCACGCTCGCGGGGTCGTCAACTTTATGGGCACTGGCGGCCAACGGTTGCATATCCTTTAGCCCAAAGTACATGcctttgctggtgatgtAGATATTCCGCCGACCTCCTCATCTCCGCTGTGGACATTGGCTCCGCGGAGTACAGACTCGCACCCGTCTGTTGAGAAGAAGCTGATTGAGCGGATGACGTTCTGGCTCAACAAGTACAACAAGGGTTCCGATCCTCGAACCTCATCGCTCCATGCCAAGGATATCACACAAAAACCCCAAAATCCATGGATCGAGAAGACCCGAGAATGTCCCGGACGAAGACTCAGCTAGAAAATCCCGCATGATGGGATTTCGACTTGGCGGCGTCGTGTTTTCGTGGATCCAAGACCTCCGGCATATTGGCATCAGCCACACAACAAAGCAAAGTTAATTTATAgaggagaccaaggagaagataTAGCTTGTTGGCGGACTTTGCTTCTCCAATTCCGGACATGTTATGTCCGCATGGCCTTTGCTTCGGCCTGGCCGTCAGCCAAGCACGGGAGTGACGAGGCTGTGGTCTTGGAAACTGGATACCAACCACTTTGCGTCCATACAGGCATCAATTCCCCTCGGAGTTCCCTTTTTCGACAAGCCTTGGGTCTGAtgcttcccctcctcaagaGTCTGCTTCCCCCTAGAAGCCGTGTCCTAAGGCGCCCAAGAGATGCTGCGCGTGGACATAGTAGGACCCTTACGTCTTATTGGGTCTCGTTTGCTTGGGTTTCATCCTGGGCTTGATATGCCAAGCAAGCTGATCAAACTGGGGAACGTTATTCTCGTGCGGGGTGACATGTCTGGGGAAAACAAGGAGGTGCGACGATATCACAAGAGGACAGAGGGCAGAAACGGAAAATCAATGGGGGGTATAAAGCGGGCGCGTCTGTCATGCTGATTAGGAGTGGGAAGCCCTTGAGAAAATCTCCATATTCCATTCCCAGATCCTCTCTGCATACTCGCGACGACACCATGTCCGAAAAGAAAGCTCCTCAGGATATCGGTGACGAAAAGCCCGAGGCTCTGCACCGTGAAGATACCCTCGGCGATgcaaagcagcagcaactccCACGAGATGGTGATTACTCTGGCGCACGCAAGAAGACCGACCCAGCTGAAATCCGCTTGGTGCGCAAACTCGATATGTGGATCATGCCTATTCTTTGGTTGATGTACTGGCTAAACTACCTCGACCGCAATGCCATTGCCCTGGCTAGGCTGAATGACCTCGAAGAGGATTTGAATCTTTCCTCATCTCAATACCAAACCTGCGTTTCAATCCTCTTTGTTGGGTATATCCTCGGGCAGGTCCCTAGTAGTAAGTGTTTCGGGAATATGGAAAACGCACTAGCACTGACTCCAGGATAGACATGTTGATCACGCGGCTGAGGCCATCATTGTACATGTCCGGGGCCATGGCTGCATGGGCTGTGGTCAGTGCGCTTACTGCGCTGGCCAAAAACTTTACAGGCCTCCTGCTAGTTCGGTTCTTCCTGGGTCTTACGGAAACCCCTTACTACCCCGGTGCCTTGTACATGCTTTCTATCTTTTACACACGCAAAGAAATTGCAACACGCATCTCCATTCTCTATACAGGCAACATTCTTGCCACAGCCTTTGCTGGCCTTATTGCCGCCGGTATCTTCCATGGTATGGATGATCTTGCCGGGATTACTGGCTGGCAGTGGCTCTTCATTCTCCAGGGTGCGGTCACCTTCGTCGTTGCCGTTGGTGCTGTCTTCGTACTACCAGATGACCCTCTCAATACCAAGTGGCTCAACCAGGAAGAACGCCAACTCGCCCATGACCGCATCCTCGCTGATACCGTTGGTGCCCGACACCAAACCAGCACGTTCAGCGGTGTGAAGGAGGCCGCTCGCGACCCCCGTGTTTGGCTCTTCGCCTTTATGCAGCACATGCATCTAGCAGCCAACGGGTTCAAGAACTTCTTCCCAACGGCCGTCGAGACTCTAGGTTTCAATACAACCATCACCCTAGTCCTCACTTGCCCACCATATCTCATTGCAGGGTTCATATCAGTGTTCTGGTCATGGAGCTCCGGCCGCTTTAATGAGCGAACCTGGCACATTACCATCGCCAAAGCTGTCGCCATCTTCGGCTTCGTGCTCGGCTGCGCGACCCTAAATACCGGCGCAAGATACTTCGCCATGATTGTTTTTTCGATAGGAACTTACGCAGGTACGTCCTACACCTGAACACAGTGCAAATAATCTAAATGAGACATTGACTAACTAACACCTGATAGTCAACTCAGTTATCCTCGGCTGGGTCTCAAGTACCTGCGGCCAgacaaaggaaaagaaggcgTCGGCGCTGGCCATCGTCAACACATGTGCCAATGTTTCATTCATTTGGACTCCGGTATGTCGCCTCGTTACTTAACTCAAACTGTAGTAATAGCTGTGCAGCAATTCCTTGCTAATCCGCACTGCCTAGTACCTCTGGCCGTCCTCCGATGAACCCCGCTATACAATCGCCATGTCTTCAAGCGCTGCATTCTCAATCACCTGTGCTGCCTGTGCTTGGATTATGAGATTTTTGCTTATGCGCGCGAACCGCAAGATCCGTCTGACGAGTGATGAGTCGGTCTTGTATTACGCTTACTAGTATGTAGTTGATTTACTCGGTTAGTAGATATTGCCgtggaaggagcgaaggGGGCCATGGGCTTTGCTTTTACC encodes:
- a CDS encoding PLP-dependent cysteine synthase family protein (COG:E;~EggNog:ENOG410PVP2;~InterPro:IPR036052,IPR001926;~PFAM:PF00291), translating into MPLPPPPPSTTSLATIGNTPVLHLANINPNTSTHASIYLKLESTNPTGSYKDRMAQSMLEAAERRGDLKPGMTVVEATGGSTGSSLAFICAVKGYKFHVVSSDVFAQEKIRTMQAFGADVDLVPCPGGKITKELFPEMMRRAKAVVESDEKEHYYTNQFRNADALQGYEGLGRELVQQFPDGIDAFCGAAGSAGMVMGVSRVLKKEQGGQTKVVVLEPASSPVMTEGRAGVHGVEGIAPGFVPPHLDEALYDEARGISEEEGRAMCRRLAREEGILVGTSTGLNVVAAVALAKELGPGKTVVTVACDTGLKYMNSDLFADN
- a CDS encoding putative very-long-chain acyl-CoA synthetase family protein (CefD1) (COG:I;~EggNog:ENOG410PJMH;~InterPro:IPR000873,IPR020845,IPR042099,IPR025110;~PFAM:PF00501,PF13193) → MALATAASVTLAAYLNAKFHIAKDVKSLLIAKRSFRRHDQEAAKGKLNAWYVFDASVSKYPDMLAIWSREGTYTYRETYERACQYAHFFLSKGVKRGELVALYLQNRPEFVFAWLGLWSLGCAPAAINYNLTGDALLHCLRISGARLVLVDDDSGCRERIEGVQEVLGGELGMEIVVVDEKLNVDVIPRFPGTVPEEGALALDTPGEYPSILLYTSGTTGNPKGCAYTVSRLYQTFVLRRDMMGDTDGPDGDRWYSCMPLYHGTSAISLITCLSTGVSIAIGRKFSVRQFWKDIRDSDATAFVYVGEAARYLLAAPSSALDKEHRVRIMYGNGLRPDIWERFRERFNVPEVGEFFNSTEGIFALFNYNKGPFTAGSVGHHGLIVRLLMNNTFVPVVIDPNTGDVLRDPATGLVVRAPYEVGGEILVNVPGKEAFQGYWANEEATNKKFIRDVFKKGDIYYRSGDALRRQSDGRWYFLDRLGDTFRWKSENVATAEVSEILGAYPAILEANVYGVTVPSHEGRAGCAALQLRQGTTGADLKDLARFLRARLPKYAVPVFLRVVENSTHTDNHKQGKVALREEGVDPGKLGSKVSEGKDDRFFWLLPEDDGYKPFGGAEWGSIVDGTVRL
- a CDS encoding O-methyltransferase (COG:S;~EggNog:ENOG410PUYG;~InterPro:IPR002935,IPR029063;~PFAM:PF13578;~go_function: GO:0008171 - O-methyltransferase activity [Evidence IEA]); translation: MSTPSPVDAPEHILQLLSKLHRISLEQEAAISKKNGKVISTDVQDELNNKNDGSEPRSAFDQLMLDKFIALDEDKCQFMYQLITAMGATNVIEAGTSFGVSTIYLALAVSRTKAATGKSGVVIATEKEAQKAEVARKYWAECGDMVSREIDLREGDLLETLKTGLPQQVDLLLLDIWCPLALPTVKIVQPHLRPGAVILADNTISGAEGYADLLAYLRNPENGFRNTTLPFTNGFEMSVYQPAK
- a CDS encoding uncharacterized protein (COG:G;~EggNog:ENOG410PGSA;~InterPro:IPR020846,IPR011701,IPR036259;~PFAM:PF07690;~TransMembrane:12 (i79-97o122-140i152-171o183-203i215-235o247-269i317-337o349-371i383-402o408-428i440-459o471-494i);~go_function: GO:0022857 - transmembrane transporter activity [Evidence IEA];~go_process: GO:0055085 - transmembrane transport [Evidence IEA]), which gives rise to MLIRSGKPLRKSPYSIPRSSLHTRDDTMSEKKAPQDIGDEKPEALHREDTLGDAKQQQLPRDGDYSGARKKTDPAEIRLVRKLDMWIMPILWLMYWLNYLDRNAIALARLNDLEEDLNLSSSQYQTCVSILFVGYILGQVPSNMLITRLRPSLYMSGAMAAWAVVSALTALAKNFTGLLLVRFFLGLTETPYYPGALYMLSIFYTRKEIATRISILYTGNILATAFAGLIAAGIFHGMDDLAGITGWQWLFILQGAVTFVVAVGAVFVLPDDPLNTKWLNQEERQLAHDRILADTVGARHQTSTFSGVKEAARDPRVWLFAFMQHMHLAANGFKNFFPTAVETLGFNTTITLVLTCPPYLIAGFISVFWSWSSGRFNERTWHITIAKAVAIFGFVLGCATLNTGARYFAMIVFSIGTYAVNSVILGWVSSTCGQTKEKKASALAIVNTCANVSFIWTPYLWPSSDEPRYTIAMSSSAAFSITCAACAWIMRFLLMRANRKIRLTSDESVLYYAY